In Fragaria vesca subsp. vesca linkage group LG1, FraVesHawaii_1.0, whole genome shotgun sequence, the sequence TACACATAGAACATTTAGGTCAATCTTTACCAGATTCTAAAGGCCGACCTGAATAGTACAAACAACTCGTGCACACATTAGAATATGGAGGAGTTGATCGATATTGGCATTCTAACGACCATGCATTCTAGGGCTATCTAAATTTTCTTACTAATATCCCTATCCCTAGACAATACAGATCTGGATCTCAATCTTACTTGTTTAATGCAAATTTTCGAGTGTTGAAGCTACCCTCTTCAAAAGTGAGACAACCCAGACAAGTACAGCTATGGGAGGATTGGTCTGCCACAATTTTATACAAGAACATGAAGGGCTAATGTGGCACAAGCGGAGGCAAAGTTGGTGATGACTCTTGAGGCTAATTCCTCAACCAATGCTACACATCACAAGATTCTGCAGACACCTCATACGGAGTCATACCCAACGCAAGACCATCTAATCCTAAAAATATTGCAAATTATTGGTTCCATGTTGCCCAATAAGTGACAGTGTATCCTTCTCCCAAGGAATGCCCACTCTGGTTCCACATGCCTTCTTTCTCTCTAATCCTTAATCTCTCTGTGTGTTCCTATATATACCCAACTCCTCAATGTTGAGAGCAAAGCATCTCAAACCTGAAAACAAAGCAAAACAGCCTTAAAAACCACTGAGAATTTTGAAAAATCATGGCAGCCAAGTACCATGTCAGATCAATCAGCTTGCCTACAAGGTCTCACCCAACAACTGTTAGAGTTGAGGAAGAGCTCGGCAGGCTACAATCATGGGAGTCGACTTCATCTGCTTCAACATCCGACTCAATCTTGAGAGGTCTATCTGGTCTTGAAGAGTTGTATGATTGTGTTGATGATCTTCTCCAAATGGCATCAACCCAACAGCTACTCTCTCAACACCAACAAGAGAAATGCATGGATGAGTTGTTGGATGGATCAGTGAAGCTTCTAGACATATGTGGAATCACAAGGGATTTCATGTTACAAGTCAAAGAACATGTCTTTGCTCTTCAATCTGCTCTTAGAAGAAGAAAGGGAGACTCGAGCATTGAAACCAGCATCGCCAGCTACACTAGCTTCAGCAAGAAAATGAAGAAGGATGCCAAGAAATTGATCTCACAATTGAAACAAGCAGACAGCAAGATTGTATCATCACAATCTCTGGAGCAAGATCAGCATCTCGCTGCAGTGATTAGGGTTCTTCGACAAGTTTGTGCAAAGAACATGTCCATCTTCCAATCCCTCTTGGTGTTCTTGGCAGTTCCAGTTTCCAAGTCAAACAGGTGGTCTTTGGTGTCAAAGTTGATGCACAAAGGAGTCGTAGCATGTGAAACTCAAGTAAACATTAACGGGCATGAATTGGATGGTGTGGATTCTGTTCTATCCTCACTATGCAAATCTGCTGAAGTTGAGAAGATTCAAAGTGCACAGAAGAAATTGGAGGCTTTGGAAGTCTGCATTGAAGGCCTCGAGAGTGGTCTGGAAAGCGT encodes:
- the LOC101310646 gene encoding uncharacterized protein LOC101310646; its protein translation is MAAKYHVRSISLPTRSHPTTVRVEEELGRLQSWESTSSASTSDSILRGLSGLEELYDCVDDLLQMASTQQLLSQHQQEKCMDELLDGSVKLLDICGITRDFMLQVKEHVFALQSALRRRKGDSSIETSIASYTSFSKKMKKDAKKLISQLKQADSKIVSSQSLEQDQHLAAVIRVLRQVCAKNMSIFQSLLVFLAVPVSKSNRWSLVSKLMHKGVVACETQVNINGHELDGVDSVLSSLCKSAEVEKIQSAQKKLEALEVCIEGLESGLESVFKRLIKTRASLLNIISQ